From the Papaver somniferum cultivar HN1 chromosome 2, ASM357369v1, whole genome shotgun sequence genome, the window CtgagaaattgaagaagaagaggaaggtgCTTTCCGCTTCTTAGAATAATTCTTGGAAGAGGATTTGGAAGCAGTCTTTTTACTGAGAATTATACCTTTTCCTTTCACGCTTACACTTACAATCTCCTCctacacaaataatggaagaCAAGAAACAGagacaacaatattgttaaaattaaacAACTTTGACTAAAATCAATCTTTCATTTTCTATCATTTTTAGGTATATATAAAAAACAGGAACAGTGATATAATAAAGTGAAGGCTGGGAAAAAATAAATGTGGAATGAATACCAAAAAAGAATTGAGCAGTCCCGGTTGCAAAGCCAGAATTGAGGTGAACGTCTCAAGCTCTTAACTCTCGGAACAGCGAAATTTTTTGTTTAGTACTCTACAATTGAAAAAAACGATgacgaaaaagaaaatttttataTGCATAGTGTACTAATCTATATACATTAGGAAACCGACCACGTtacgaaataaaaaaaaaagaattatatcTAAAGGCCTAAACAAATAAATTACGAActcaaaagaaaaacttaactgaatttcatacacggttggtttaaaaattacaaactcaaaaggaAAACTTAACTGAATTTTATGAAAGTCCAAATCCAATTCGGAAGTCGAGTACCTACTATATTAGGACTCTTTTTTCCAATGCCCAGTGCATAAGAAGGGCCCAAATCTACTTCTATTTATATGTCTTTCGATTTTGTTGTCTCAGACGTGAAAGTGTTTTTGAGTAAAACTTATTAGTTTGGTTGATCAACTGTTCTGTGCTACTGCAGAACCACTAGGAATTTCACCCACAATAATAGCAAAGACAAAAGGAATGTTAATTGGACTCCACCAGGCTTGTGTAAGGGATATCACATCTCTAATTATTCTATGTCCCTAGTTTGTTACCCCAACAAATACCAAACTGGGGTTATTCCACATCTACAGAGGATGAGACCACAAATACCTTAAATTTATTCCGGTATCATAATAATACTGTTGTAAAGTCACTGaatgatgataccagtgacctgagttcgaaactcgtcagcacCAAATTTTTATCGACCAAAAAAAAATGCCTTAAATTTTGAGTAGATAATGTTGAAAGGCCCACCCAAATCAACTTGGGATGCCTTAACAATCAATATGCACCCGAATTTTCTTAATTATTATGTAATCCAGGACCAATTTGGCCAGACCTTTCAACGTGTACTAATAATTCAGGTCAATTTTGGCCAGACCTTTCAACGTGTAGTAATAATCCAGGACCAATTTCGGCCAGATCTTTCAACGTGTACTAATAATTCAGGACAATTTTGACCAGACCTTTCAACGTGTACTAATAATCCAGGACCAATTTGGCGAGACCTTTCAACGTGTACTAAATCTTGTTTAAGTTTAATAAAAAGTAGTTTGGTTTCGAGAAAATATCATTTCAAGATACACACAAGATGAGCAAATAACTTCATTTATTTACCTTATGTAacattttcaaaagaaaagaaatcttctGTCAATGATTTCTCATACTTCCAATGACAGTATTCCTAATCTTCTaaacttctctcttttttttttctttttttttttctggaaaTGGTGAAAATAGCTTCATAAGGTGCCGAGGAGGCACATAGTACATGACTGATAAAGTAAAAATCTTCACAGTTGCAAATATTATAAAACTCCCAAAATAAACAAAGGAACAAACATACAGACCTAGGCTTGAAGAGCCTTATTCGTAAAGTTCTTGTTTCCAACAACACACTAAAACTAGATCATCCAAACACTGACCCTTCAGTTCTGTAACGAAACTTATTTCACTTAAGGTACGTATATCTGTCGCAAGAATCATGAGGTGTTATTGTCTTCATGATCTTCTCCTACCCTCATGGAGTCTAGGAATGATTTTCCGTCGAGTTTACGAGAAAGGAATTCCTTCACATAATCCTGATACCCAACTGTTTTGAACAAAACAGGTTTCTCTGTTGTGATCAAGCCATGTATCGGACCTATCTCTGTTTGTTTCGGGATATGAAATGTTGCAACTGAGAGCCTCTCCTTTGATGATTTTATTGTTGCTCGGTGCTCCACGCTACGATAAATCCCATTAGTCATTATCTGTCAAAAGGAAGCAAGAAGAATTAACAGTCAAAACCCATACCTGGGATATAGATGACAAGAATTCTATAGATGCCTAGACTGGGATAATTTGATTTTGTTAAATCATTTTACCTCTAAGATGTCTCCAATGTTCACTACAAATGCATTAGGTAGAGGTTTAATGGGAACCCatgtttcttcctttttaatttgcAATCCATCCACTTCGTTCAGTTGAAGAACGATTGTTGAACCGCCAGGATCCGAGTGTGTTGTTAAGCGGATAACGTGCTCGGATTGAGGACAAGGAGGATAATAATTCATCCTCATTGATTGTTTCACTTCTTCAAACCACTCTGCCATGACGTTAGTATTTATTTGCAGAGCCTTCTCCATAGACTTAATGAGAGTCAAGCTAAGTTTACTCAACTCCAATGAGTATGATTCAATTGTCTCCCTGCATGAAGAGATGAACTAGCCAGTTAGAGAAGCATAAACATGCGACCTCAAAGTATTAATCTTTTAACCTATGCTTGAATGGTGCATGGtactagatatatatatatataccacatACTTCACAGGAGAGACCATCACAACTGATGCCATCCCTCAGCTTCCTATTGTCTAGTAGCTCTGTATAAATTTTATGTCGAAATGGACAAAAAAGATACATAAATCCTAATAAAATCATATATCCTGAAAGTAAAAGGGACAAAGAAGTAACCTCAGAGGTATAGGGAGATTGGGAAACAGCCAAAGCTTTCTCATATGTTGGGGTAGAGTGCGAATGAAAAACATATCTCCCCAATCAAGCTTTTGGTCTTCTGAATGAACAAAGGCTTGTCCAAATCCTTCGAAATCTCCTTCCTCCTGCCAAAATTTCTTTTTCTCATCCATTGGGAGATTGAAGAAACCTTGAATTTCTGACTTCACTTTCTCCACCAATAAAATGTCAACTCCATGATTTACCACCTGAAAGAAACCCCAGTCTTTGCAAGCAGAGTGAAGCCTCTCCAATTCCAAGTCTCCAATGTTGGTCTCTGGTGACACTAATTTTTGCAAATCAATAACAGGTACTGTTTGATCGATCAAAGATACACTAGAGAGGTTAGTGCTCAATGAGTCCTGATCAGTGCGTATGTATCGAGCTGGGACTTCTGCAAGCGGTTGTTTGGCAAATTCCTGTACACTAGGTACAGACAAAAAACAACCTAGCGTTAGTGGTTTTGGTGTCTTCATGAATTTCAAATGTAGTTTGCTATTCCGTTTGAGGAACCTCTTTATATCAGAATATGAACTTAGCCACACTCTACTGCGTTTTCTATATTTTTGTTGCACTACGATTCCACAGACTTTTTGATTACTATTTTTTTTAGGACACCCACGGACATTTTGATTTACTACTCCGTCCATCCAAGATTAATTGAGCTATTTATAATTTGCATAAATTTTAAGGCAAGGAGGAAAGTAAAACTTGGAAATTATTTATCTCCTAAACTGTATCACGGTTTttcataaactttataccgttggaaagctttttaaaacacctatataacgagtataaacatgcctatcaaattaaacatatttcttctaaaaccaaatagctcaattaaatttggacggagggagtattttttaAGACAAAAAATACGATTCGTATTATTAAGAAatggattgttttttttttgtttacgaCAAGTTGATCGGAAGCAGATACTAGGCTCCGACCCCCTAGAATGAGAAAATAACTTCTGTCAGCAACTAGTCTTTGATACATTCctattatttttgtttatttttgatttACTCTCTGTGTAATAGAATGAAAAAAGTAATTTCTTTCAACAACTAGTCAACGAAGACATTTAGTTGTTGCACTACGTTATCGTGGCCTTacttggtaaaatttatgattatctatttatgattatagataaccgtaaatagataaatgattttagtataatcatttttataataaattttcataaatgcCTTTCTTAAATAATTGATTATTTTGGGAAAATGTTCTCAAAAAGGAGAGGAAAAACAATCATCTAGGATTTCTTTCCATGTTCCCTATTGTTTTTTTAGCTCTgtcttgatagtttagagaaaataaaaaaaaaaaaccaacccaattttattacaaaaaataaatgataataataatttttaaaaacaactttctttttgtttctgaaaataatggattttttaattatgattaaaataatcaattactccctccgtcccactcctaagtgacctatttgattttagattttgtcccaatgataagtgacctatatcactaaacaatgagatattccggaattatccttttagttaattataaataatatatgaaatatgtataatttgataggcatgtttatattcgttacgtaggtgttttaaaatgcttttcaattgtatgaaatttgcgaacatccgtggagtattttgagagataaaccatttttaaatttcactagttattattcataagggtataattgtaaaaaatgattaaaaatactattttccttgcttgccttaaaaattgtgcaaattttaaataggtcacttaggagtgggacggagggagtattataatGATTACCAAACACATATATAATCCATTATGTGCTATATAATGGATTATGGCTGATAATTTTCAGGGTGGCCATAGAAGTTATAAAGAAAACAGCAGAGTCATCATGCAAAATTTGTTTTTTTCCATGTTATATAAGCTGACAATAAGTTTAGTGTTTTCTTTACAAAATCATGCATGGTTCACCGAAAACTGTTGTTTAGCATCCATTAAACAGACGTTACTACAACTTAGAAGTTTAATGGTTTTGAGTAAGTGAGAAAGACTTGAATGCCAGAATTTCTGTTAACAATTCCTAAGCATTGGAGTATTCATAGAAACGTatccaatgtttttttttttttttgcttccatCTCGTTAAGTCGTAAAAGAGTATACCAAAATTCATATAATACAAAATATTCTAAACAATACATCGGTAAACTTAACtaaaatatttttgttgatagctaaattttttttgaaggaaaaaagaGGAAGAACCTCTTTAGATTATATTAATTGGAAGCCATGAACAGGCTAATTCAAGTATATCGAATAGATACAACAAAAAAGTATAAAAGCAAAATATTACAACAACATAAGTACATAATTGTTGATCACATAAGTAATCGATGTAATCAGAGGAATGGTGTTTTGATTCTGCATCCACCATTtggaaaattcttcttcttgattaagaGAAAATCCTTTGTAAAAAGGATAATTTGCACTAAACATCATTATCATAACCAATTCCAATAGCcattgatcttgtttgattgaatCTTGATTATCGTCACACCGAAATTGATTGTCTTCGAAGATATATCGAATATATCATCGGGTTCCAATTGAAATGTCCGAAGGCTATAGGAAATCGCACTAATGGCGAATACTATATGACATAGAACAACCATTAGATATCAACAGACAACagtaaaactaaaaaaattaaaCAAGCCCTAAAACCTAAATAACAAATAATGTgattttttgattgaaaacattaaaAACTAATTACACAAATCCAAATCTACCCGGCAAATCTGATATCTCAGATAAATCCGAGCAAATCTAGATTTGGAGATGGAGAGCATGGATTCTTAACAAACTAACAAACTTTCTCCCTCTCCAAACACACTTTCTCTCCAAACACCATATGAAACCTAAAAACCCTAGCCGTTTTGAGATTTTTTCTTCTCAGATTTGCTCATTTGGAGCGGATCTGAGTTGAAAAAATCTCAACCATCTTCTTACTCGTACTTAATTTTTCCCTTGATTTGTTAGAATCTTCTTTTTTATGTTCTTTGGGTTCGGATCTGACTTTTTAGATTCAAATCAAAGTGGTTTGTTGGTTTATCTAGTGATTTAAGTTTACCCAATAGTTGTTAGACTTGGGTTTCCGattttttttgctttgattggAACTTGGGTTTCTGATTTCTTCAGGTTATccctgttcttttttttttttccggttcAGGCTATTTAGTttaatctttcttttttctcttctaaTCTTGGGTTTGGCtgatttgaaaagtctatttttcTGCAGagtttcaaatttttgcaagtattTGTTGTTTAAAGTGATTCTTCCTGACTAGGGTTGAAATTCTCATCAAGTTCTTGTGAAGTCCTTGTTGAGTTATCAAAATCAGTAGCACATGTACCTTACAAAAAAGATTGATTCAACTGTTTCAAAACcaatagcaacaacaacaaagtcTCTTCAACAACATCTTTAGGCTCT encodes:
- the LOC113353268 gene encoding codeine O-demethylase-like, which produces MKTPKPLTLGCFLSVPSVQEFAKQPLAEVPARYIRTDQDSLSTNLSSVSLIDQTVPVIDLQKLVSPETNIGDLELERLHSACKDWGFFQVVNHGVDILLVEKVKSEIQGFFNLPMDEKKKFWQEEGDFEGFGQAFVHSEDQKLDWGDMFFIRTLPQHMRKLWLFPNLPIPLRETIESYSLELSKLSLTLIKSMEKALQINTNVMAEWFEEVKQSMRMNYYPPCPQSEHVIRLTTHSDPGGSTIVLQLNEVDGLQIKKEETWVPIKPLPNAFVVNIGDILEIMTNGIYRSVEHRATIKSSKERLSVATFHIPKQTEIGPIHGLITTEKPVLFKTVGYQDYVKEFLSRKLDGKSFLDSMRVGEDHEDNNTS